In Lasioglossum baleicum unplaced genomic scaffold, iyLasBale1 scaffold0025, whole genome shotgun sequence, the following are encoded in one genomic region:
- the LOC143219357 gene encoding sentrin-specific protease 8 — protein MAKRNQDPMVLCYYDCVIRASDVTLLQGPHWLNDVIIGFYFEYLDVTINKDGKKDIYFIGPEVTQLLKLTDPSQYDIFLNSASIAECKCILFPINDCDSRESAGGSHWSLLVYCTQEKTCYHFDSFKGCSYAAMKLARNILGYVLGKDEPEKKFLEPNCPQQDNGYDCGIYVLCLTDIITEHVLKTGRVSGCDYSRTKSLVSRKRGQLLDLIDELKEKESAKNT, from the coding sequence ATGGCAAAACGGAATCAGGATCCAATGGTTTTGTGTTACTATGACTGTGTAATCAGAGCGAGCGATGTAACATTACTTCAAGGACCACATTGGTTGAACGATGTcataataggattttattttgaatactTGGATGTCACAATTAACAAGGATGGAAAGAAAGATATATACTTTATTGGCCCTGAAGTAACACAACTGTTAAAACTGACAGATCCATCTCAAtatgatatatttttaaattctgcaaGTATAGCAGAatgcaaatgcatattgttCCCTATAAACGATTGCGACAGTAGAGAATCAGCAGGAGGATCGCACTGGAGTTTGTTAGTGTATTGTACACAAGAGAAAACATGTTATCATTTCGATTCATTTAAAGGTTGCAGCTATGCTGCTATGAAATTAGCAAGGAACATACTGGGTTATGTGCTTGGCAAGGATGAacctgaaaagaaatttttggaaCCAAATTGTCCACAACAAGATAACGGATATGATTGTGGAATTTATGTGTTGTGCTTAACAGATATAATTACGGAGCATGTTTTAAAAACTGGTCGAGTAAGTGGATGTGACTATAGCCGTACTAAAAGTTTGGTTTCCAGGAAACGTGGACAATTGTTGGATTTAATAGACGAATTgaaggagaaagagagtgcTAAAAACACATAA
- the LOC143219356 gene encoding methyl farnesoate epoxidase, giving the protein MWLGILSLAIVLILKVLLDYRRPRKFPPGPRGFPIVGNIFQIAKLARKEKLFSDVWNRLAEKYGPVCSIKLGIQAPTIIVSGKDAITEMLNKPEFDGRPNEFIFKYRCGGKPQGIIFTDSDIWHSQRRFAVRTLRQFGLGKHSMEHILQQDASTLTNMLIQLTTDGKPINIYSFVCTAIFSHVWFILEGTKFDVGNETPQLKEAISVLKDLLKGSNIFGGIVSYLPFLRHFFPRLTGYTLFQERQKRIDKFLADVITRHKNEQQFGERTNFVDSYLEEIDIQRKKSPDSFFTENQLKYALKDLFAASVDTTDNMIGFIIVYLVVYRDVQLKVQDEIDVTIGRDICPSVSDKNRLPYLNAVLTEVSRLANITPTSIPHRALSDSNLLGYEIKRNCTLLANYKSVHLDKEHWGDPEVFRPERFINQEGQFVDDPWVMPFGIGRRKCPGEIVAKNTVFLFVACLLQKLNFTLPENHPDLELHGIDGFVTSPPKMEIVITRR; this is encoded by the exons ATGTGGCTTGGTATTTTATCGCTCGCGATTgtgttaattttgaaagtgcTGCTTGACTATAGAAGACCGCGCAAATTTCCTCCAG gaCCACGGGGTTTTCCCATCGTTGGAAACATATTCCAAATCGCAAAATTAGCTAGGAAAGAGAAACTGTTTTCTGACGTTTGGAATCGTTTGGCTGAAAAGTATGGGCCAGTTTGTAGTATTAAATTGGGCATACAGGCACCGACGATTATAGTTTCCGGAAAGGATGCTATTACGGAGATGTTGAATAAACCGGAATTCGATGGCAGACCGaacgaatttatatttaaatatcgaTGCGGTGGTAAGCCGCAAGGAATAATATTCACGGACTCGGATATTTGGCATAGTCAACGAAG GTTTGCAGTGAGAACTTTGAGGCAATTTGGTTTGGGAAAACACTCTATGGAGCATATACTGCAGCAGGATGCGAGCACATTAACAAATATGCTAATTCAATTAACGACAGATGGGAAACcgattaatatttattcgtTTGTTTGCACTGCCATTTTTAGCCATGTTTGGTTCATATTGGAAGGAACGAA ATTTGATGTGGGTAATGAGACTCCTCAATTAAAGGAAGCGATAAGTGTGTTGAAAGATCTACTTAAAGGCTCAAATATTTTTGGAGGCATTGTCAGTTATCTTCCTTTTTTAAGGCACTTTTTCCCTCGCTTAACAGGATACACATTGTTTCAAGAGCGACAAAAGCGTATAGATAAATTCTTAGCA GATGTGATAACAAGACATAAAAACGAGCAACAGTTTGGAGAACGTACTAATTTTGTGGACTCCTACTTGGAGGAAATCGATATACAAAGGAAGAAGTCACCTGATAGTTTCTTTACAG aaaaccagTTAAAATACGCCTTGAAAGATTTATTTGCTGCTAGTGTGGATACAACAGACAATATGATTGGTTTTATCATAGTATACCTCGTGGTATATCGTGATGTACAGCTTAAAGTACAAGATGAAATCGATGTCACTATAGGGAGGGATATTTGTCCTTCCGTTAGTGATAAAAATCG ATTACCGTACCTGAACGCAGTTCTAACTGAAGTATCAAGGCTCGCGAACATTACTCCAACTAGTATTCCTCATCGGGCATTATCTGATTCGAATTTATTAGGTTATGAAATAAAACGAAATTGTACATTATTAGCCAACTACAAAAGTGTCCATTTGGATAAGGAGCACTGGGGTGATCCGGAAGTATTTCGTCCAGAGAGATTCATCAACCAGGAAGGACAATTTGTTGATGATCCATGGGTCATGCCTTTTGGAATAg GTCGCAGAAAGTGTCCGGGTGAAATAGTAGCGAAGAATACAGTCTTCCTTTTTGTAGCTTGTCTTTTGCAAAAACTTAATTTTACGTTACCAGAGAATCATCCTGATCTTGAACTTCACGGAATCGATGGTTTTGTTACTTCGCCGCCTAAAATGGAGATTGTTATTACTCGAAGATAG